The window caactgcaagcgTTCCGCCAGAAGTTAGCTttactttcttgtttttaaattaaatttttttttataaatttgaaaaattaagctggtttcaaaaaatttttggaCCTTTGTGGTTTGGCAAAATACATACATAGGTCTAACAGCGTCAaggtgaaaatgaaaataagtCGACCGGCCAGCCTAATATTATAAAGCTACATACTCGTATCTGCTCGGTGAAAATGTGTTTCTAAGTAATCCTATTACTTACATAAATAACACTAAACGGTAAGAATGGGGAAGGAAAATCCTATGGAGGCGCAGAGCTCATGTGTGACCAACATTTCTGAAGCTTTCAACTAGAGCTTGTAAATTTTCGCACTTTAGGTAGAACAGGGGAAGGTGGCAGCTTCGCATGACTTCTTTGTTGTCACCTCCAAACCGTTCTCTGGTCGATGTAGTATCACATTTGTAAAATATTACTTTATTTGCTGCAACTTAAGATTCAAACACGTTTCGCTAAATTTCCTCTTTTCAGTTATTTAAACTAATTGAATTAGACtagtttcatttttgtttagcAGGCTGGGAACGGGAACCTCACCGTGGAACTGCGAACGTTTTTACTTATCTCAAAAAAATGTTCTTATCATGAGCGCTTGTTTATAAGCCGTATATAAATAGGTTcgttttgacaaaaaaatgaaacaaattttaatttatgtaCATATCTGCTGAATAAAAACCATAGTAAGTAAATCCATTGAACTTTCTGTTTATCTTTTCGCATGGGAATAAATTTATAATGCAATATGCAATTAAATgcttttacaaaaaaaaagaaaattgggATAGGTGATTAAAATTGTTGATTATGTGAAAGGAAGCTGTAAACTCTTGTACACACCCCGAGGTATCGGAATCTGACTATTCTAAACCACTTATGGACTTTCCATATCCGTTTCCATTTCCAATCCTAAACCCAACTCATCctgaaaatatatatgtaatatacatatatcataaTCAGTATTTTTACAAGATTCAAAGCAATAAGATTCGTGCAAGTTTTTTAAACAACGAGAACGGGAACCTCCCCTTATGTATGTTTTTGCCTGCAATGGCAGTTcggttaatttttttatttcgagCGGCACAATCAAGAACTTGTAATTTTTTCGCATTTGTGCAATATTGCAAAAAAGGCCAATTAAAAACAGCTTccccaaaagaaaaaaacaagaaaatgaGACAAAAACTCTATGTCAGCAGTCGCAGCCCCCATgtacacatatgtatgtatgtaaaatacacatgtatgtacatacatagtTATCGCCGAAGTAGGGGAAACTACCTCGACTTTATTCTGTTTATaaagaaaatacaaaacagCCAACActgtttatttataaaaacaaaaatacttttaaattttactCAGGGCCTTCTTCCTCTAAATTTTTGGTCATCTCGTGAAGAAGAGAattcaattaataaatgcaaGTTCTAGTGCATCGAAACTCCAACTCTTATACTATTCCATCGCAACCGAATATGCATTTAGTAGAAGCGACTAATCGTATTTGCTTCAACCGTTTGGGTCAGCAGGTCCAAAGGTTGAACTGATTAGGCGATGGGTGCACGTTGGGACACAGCAGTGAGGTGTAGCGTCGTTGGGGGCTGGTTGACGACCTTCGTGGCTTCAGGCCAAAACGCACAGAAATCCGCGGGATCATAGAggaaataagaaaaagaatatACACAAAATACGACGGCGAGCACAATCTTAGTGTTCATGCTCCAACATTAGAAAATTCACAACAGAGCAGGAGCTTTACGAGAGACTGCGACTGCACTAACACCTAGCCGATTGAGTAAGACATGGTCCGCACTAATACTCAAGCAGGCTCGTTCGCCGGCAAAAAATGGACAAAAATTCGCAAATGTTTTGGCTAAAAAAGCTTAGAGAGGGGCCTCTCGCTACACTTGCTACTCTCCCATGACAGCGCAACGAGTAGCGCACTTACATATACACGCACAGATTCAGGGAGAGagaataaaaaggaaaaagaggaggaggagaacgAAAAGACTAAAACAGACGGCGGCGGCATCGCCAAGAGTTTAGTTGAGTCTCGTTTTTGATTTCGGGTTCGGTCTCGGATTcggtttgttattttttggcattttgttCGATTTTTGGCTCGACGTCGACGACATCTAATAAAAAAGCTGTACTCGGCAGTAAGTACATGTGTGGAGAGCACCGCGCTGAGAACCCCTGTGCAGccatcaaaaataattcaaaatgtAGACTGCCAGCCAAACAAAGCGAACCCAAAATAAAACGCAAATGTGCAGAAAAACAATCGAGAACTGGGAATAAAGTGTTGTTTAATCGtcagaaaaataatttgtattgAAATAAAAGTGCCACACAacgctgcgtatacgcaacgcTTCCTTAGAAAGAGGAAGCACAAGCTGGAGTACAGGCACAGCTTTGGCCATGAATAACCGCCAAATGAACAGATTTCTTGTCATTTCGAATTTATGTGGAAAtcgaaataaaaactaaacattttGTGATCGTCTGCAGTTCTCGTTTTTGAAACATTGCAAAGTGCATTCCGCCTATAAATCTCATTGCCGTCCGTGGCGTGCCTGTGTGTATCTGCCACTACAGCTGCGTTGGTAGAGGTACACATCTATGCAGTCGCAGCCACGAAATTCGGTTCATTTTGGAGGTATCTGTGTGCCCACTTGCATCTTTGTGTGGGTGTGAACTGCGCCTGTGTTTGCGGGTCGTTGCAATCCGCAATTTCGGCCTCTCATAGCTCCCTGGCTCGAAGCTTCGACGAGTCGTGCCCATTGCCTGCCGCAATCAACATTTTGAGGTTAGTGCTTTTATACCTCGCACTCTCTCGCCCTCATACAAATTATGttacacttaaaaaaatgttattcgATCAATTGCTACTTTCTATGAAAACTTCTTAGCTTATTTAACTATTTTTTGACCTGGTGGTACATCATGACCTGTATTCAGTGTTTTTATAGAATTTCCATTCAGTCCACTTAAGGATTTTAGATTAATTTTAGATACATATACTGTATATTATAGAATGAATGGGTGTACACTAGGGCGGGTCAATTCTTGCTCATGGTAAGAATTATTCGCGACGAAATCGTAATCTGCAAAGTATAGTAAGGACATTTCACCAATAAATTAGggtttataattaaattcaacataaaaattccaatttcagtattttttataatttaatttattgtttaatatttaacaaatttaacattttttttcaagtaaatttaaaacaaatttagAATTTCTATTACTAagaatcaataaaaataacttaatAAAAGTAGGCGagcaaattatttattatgtttttgtattttttcttcaCATTTTGTTCAGTTAGCTGTTCGACAAACtagattaaaatttttcttattaaaataaaaaaaatattttatatatttttttttaaatcatatacagctgtgaaaaaaaaaatagcaccaccaccagacaaaatttttcaattgccatcataatcatatttttaactttaggAAATCGATTTatacttttttcaaaatcgaAGACCCTCAAGATAATAGAAATTAACGAAAAAACATAAGTTTTTTAGATGTTCTTAagttatttaacaaaatttattaaagtctataaaattaaacgaaaaaaataatagcaccacttttcaaaaatggattttaaatGCTAATAATGACTAATTCGTTAGAGATTCATTAGTAAACAATAttgatatattaaaaatatatctatatgCGTTGATTAGTATTTGGTAGCGCATCCTTTGTTGGCTAAAACAGCTCCACAACGTCTTGGCATTGAATCTACTAAGTCCTGGCAGCGTTTTTTGGGTATATTAGTCCAGGACTCCTTAATAACACCCCAAAGGCAATCGATAGTCGTTGGTTTGCTATCAGCAACTGCCTTCTTAACGTCGGACCACAGATTTTCAATTGGATTTAGatccggcgactgcgcagGCCACTCCAAAACTTGTACAGCATTGTTGAGGAACCACTCCTTTGCCTTTTTGCTTGTGTGTTTTGGGTCATTATCCTGCTGGAAGACCCAAATAAGAGGCATATCATCTTCTGCGAAGGGTAACATTACAGATTGCAAAATATCCACATAGACGTGTTGATCCATTATAGATTTTATCCAGTGTATAGGACCTACTCCATTATATGAAAAGCACGCCCATACCATGACGCAGCATCCTCCATGCTTTATAGTCTTTGTGGTGTACTGGGGCTTGTATTCTGAATTCTTCGGACGTCTGACATACGATCGGGATCCTTTACCACCATACATGACCACCTTGCTCTCATCGGACCATAAAATATTCCTCCATTGCTGGGGGGTCCAATTTTTATGCTCCTTAGCAAACTTAATACGGTTAGCAATATGCCTGGCATTTAAAAGTGGGACTTTTCTTGGGCTGCAGGCTTTCAGATTATGTTGCCTGAGATATGTGCGCACTGTTTGATCCGTTGCAGCAATATTCAGGTCCTTTTTTAGATCTGTAGCAGGCTTGAAAGGTTCCCTTTTGCTATGGCGAACCAACCTTTTGACCTCTAGAGGGGTCATAGAAGGCTTCCTACCGCGTGTTTCCTGGTTTTTCTTATAGGTTATGGCGTTCCttatcattttatttgaaCATCCAACAAGTCGACCCACTTCTCGAAAGGATTTTCCATCCTTGATCAACTTTTTGATCAGGTCACGCTTTTCATCCGTGCAGTGTTTTCCACGAcccatttgaatttttttttttaattgaaataattaaattgaagaCAAATTTGTAAAACACGTGCTTTAAGTCGCTGAAATGTTACCATTTCTTTGTGAATTCTTTAGAGATGGAAAGTggtgctatttttattttcgtttcttttgcgatcttttttagtaaaatattaaaaaaaaatattaaaacaagaatTTGAGTAACTAtaactctttttttgtttagtaagAATATCATtctacataaaaaaattttatttgaataaattggtaacattattactattttttttaaagcccaATCGAAGTGTGATGTAgtggtgctattttttttttcgcaactGTACATATTTCGTTGATCTTTAGTGATGGATGGCGTGGTTAATAATAACAAAGTTCTTGGaaatatatgcatatatatttcGTATTATATCTgactagtttttttttattataaacgACATCAATtcgtttaaaatataaactatGACTCTGCAGGTACTACTTTTATAAATGTAACTACcttacaatttaaaaaaaagtgtccTTTTATGAACTATGAAAGCTTGGTCCATAGAggttatttgaaatttttttaagaaatgtgtataaagtttttgaaatGTTATGTTTTATGCTTTGATGCTAGTGATTAAGAAAAGCTTAGTTGTCAGCAGATGCGACTTCTAAATTGATCAGAATAAATATAGTCTTAAACGAAAACTATAAAAGATCAGGGCTCCTAGTAAGGAAATGACTAAAACTTACtaatgttttaaatttaaaattcattggaaaaaacaaaaaatttaccTGAGGCGAATAAAACTGATGACACGAAGAAGGGGACGATTTTAATTTGATGGGGGTACTCATAAAATGGCACTAATGAGCAGACAAGCTTAAAGCAGAATGCGAAACTAAAAGCGATAGCAACAAATAATTTGCCAAAATCATttgcaattttatttacttttcgaTTTTTCTCTCCGTGGGgctacatttttttgttgtatgtatgtatattgtCATTTTTTATGTATGTCGCATGTAGGGAAGCGAGAGTACTTATTTCATGAGTATGTACAGAATGGAACTAttgaaaatcataaaaaaaaaaatcatttcaaTAAAAACCAAACTTTTTGAAATCGTCAAACAAGGCACCTTTAAAATAAGATAAATGTTGTTTGtttctacaaaaaaaagacaaataactgcatgtatgtacataagtatataaatatgtatgtataaggTCTTTTTGGGCCTTATCCGTATAATAATATTCAAAGGATTAGTTTCGCCACCGTTTAGGGAAAACGTATACTTAATTAAGTCAACAATTGCGGATAGATCAATTTTGCagttatgtatgtatatatgtataatatgtatataaatacatacatatgtatttatttGATTGTTTCAAAAGATTTTTGCAGCCAAATAAagacacatacatacatgtatgTACATCTGTAAGTAtgcatttatttaaataaaaaggtgTACACCTTTTGAGTAGAAAGTATAGTAgctattatataattatattttgtgtAAACTTAAAAACGCTCAAGCTAATAAGATTGGTTTAAAAGttagaaaaaaatgtacatgcatacatacatatacatatttcATGCGGTTCTAGACTCAATAGAATAGTTCAGTTATAGAACTTTAAAAGCAGCCACTAACTAAACAGGGTGCTAAAAAGTCCTTCCGTGAATAAGGTTTCAAATTTTGGATTCTGAAACCCTAGGGACctagaaaaacaaaaaatagaagCATACGTCGAAAGAACATTTTAGATTTTGCGGTTTTGTGAGTCACTTTTTGCCTTCTTTTTATTTCGTGGcgcaaattgtttttatttactcGAATCTCTCATATCTCTATCTGTTCTCGCGGTAGTTTTTGCTCTCTCATTGCCTTTCGGCCTCTCTTAGCTAAGCTCCTCGTCCCGAGACAGCACTTTCTGCGGCAAAGCTTTTGCATGTGTACATATATTATTTGTACGTCGGACAAGATAGCTACAGAAATGAtgttagaatttttggcgctcTTTTCTTTATTGTGAGTGCCTTCCCCATGAAGCAACAAGCGAAAACAGTTTTCGCAATACAGGCGTGTGCACTCTAAATACCATAAAATAGTCTTAGCTTTAATGTCTTCATATTCATGGTAGTTTTTATCCAATTTATTGTTTGAATAACTTACATATTTGATAATTAGTGCGTACATGTCATGGAACCAAGTTCGGTATTTATTACTTAGTTCTCGAATATTCGATAGATACATAAATATGTACTTATGTGTATGAAGGCTCTACTCAATATTCACAAAACCAATTCGCGTTTCAATTTTCCTAAGTCTAAGTTTCCCAAGTCTCCCTAATCAGTTTTTAAAAACGacctttaatttaaatttttaaaaggtTCCTGTTGATGTATTTATAGAATAATACCATGTTTGAGCATTCCAAGTAACATTATATCCTCCTATAAAGACCACTTTAAAAGCTTATTTTTCCTACTAATGTACATCCATATATCAGTGTATGCGTATATGTATTAATACATATTTTGACTTTAGGGAGGGACTGGGGCTAAACTGGATCACCAATGACAACTTTCTCCTTCCGCAAAGCCGGAGCCACACATTTTAACTCGGATTTCAGCCGACCCAAAAATTTAGTATCTTTAGGCTGCTGTTTGAGCAGTCCCGTTTGAAACTTCTTTGAAACTTGATTTCGTGTCCAGTACTGTTGTCGTTATTCTTGTACAATCCTCAAAGGAGTACGACTTCCTGACTAATGAtagatttttatgtaaatgtaaatgtacatatgtacattcATATATTTCGTGATTTTAGGACAGCAGTAGCCCCCTTTATCATCCCCAGAATCCTACTTTATTGCGACTGACGTGGGGACATCGATCATTTATAATTCAACTATAGAATAGgttaaaaactttaaagctGATCGACTTTTTTTTCGTAAAGAAGACCAACACACATTTATGTATGTTGACTTGGAAAATGGTATTCGGGTCAAGAGTTCTTCAAGGGGTCGAAAATGTTTCTATTACTGCGTTGCACGAGTATTGagcattttttataatttattatgtttatttttttattcatagaTGTTTCCAATTTGGGAAGTAAAATGGAGAGATTTagttacatacatatgtatttagCTGATCACCAGTAGTAGGAGTACGGGCGGAGTGCGATGAGCGGAAAGGGTGGGCAGTGGggtgtacatacatacatacaaatgtATATATGATGGCAGCCGACAAAACAAACACTTCGAGTTTACAGATAGTGCAACGACAACGAACGCATAAATTGCAAATGCTGTCGCTCCGCCAATGGAGCGCAATAATTCACAAATAGCAACGGCAACGGTGCTGGCAGTGAATGCCTCGCCTGCATTTAGCACGATAGAGACTCTGACTGCATCTTCGCGTCTGGGTCTCCGTCTCCGTCGACGTCTCGCCAGCTGCCGCGTCCCTGTCCATGCCGCTTCCGTCTTGCATGCGTTCCGGACTCGTTCGCTGTTCGCGTTCCACCACGGGTTCAAGGTAGTTTAGTTCTCGTTCTCTCTCGGCGCGCGATATCCGATTGTCGATGGATTGCCGATTCTCCAGTTAAATTCTTTTAGTCTTCTTTGTGGATACGGAATGCGAGGCAAAGTAACGCAAAGAGAGATTGACAAAATCACTTTATTATCAAAGATAGATCCTAATCTCAAGTTGATCAATTCATATCAAAAAGGCGACTGCCTCCTTCGGCTGAAGGGACTGGGTGGGGTGATTGGAAAATGGAAGTGGGGACCGCTGGAGAGGCGCGCTTACTGCGAGACCTTGATCCCGCATTAAAAAGTTGGCATGACGTCGTCACCGCTGTGGAGCAGTAGGAGGAGAAGGAAGGAAAGgaaaaaaccaaaccaaaaccGAACCCAAACAGACtctgaaaaaaacaaaaggcaacAAAGCTGGGAGGAAAGTGAGTCAAGTCAAACTGGCAAGGCCTGACAAGAAAGGAGGAAACATGTGGacattcatttttttgttggcagGGTGATAGGTAATGAAGGGGATGGTGCCTGTCTGCGTGGCATGTGGTGTCCATTTATGCGCCACTCCCTCCAATAAGACGCTGTTGATCTtcattgtttttaatttaaaaaacatttctgCTAATGGCACAGCCCCATTTTGAGTAGTTTTGCATACGGTTTGAAATTACTATGATTCgctattttcaaaataatcagATAGTTTATATAGATTAATACACTTATTACAATGGTATTTTGGTTTAATGCTTACAGCTTCACCGGAAGAAAATTATCATCCACAAGGAAAACGAAATcagtttttttcaaataataaaGGGCTCTGCACCCTCTCTCAGCTCGAGGGCAGCCAACTTAAAACAGTTAATAAATCGTAAATAATTGAGACACTTAAGAAGAaaggaattttaaaattaaccGCGTTGAAAAAACAGATTGAATACGCAGATCAACAATTTAGCAATGGCAACATTTAAGCCTTGTAGCtaagaagcaaaaaaaaatgtgcgTTCGTAAACAGTAAATACGAAACACATAAATATTGATACCGAAGCAGGAAAGCGGCAAGAGCTTTTGCCTATGAAAACAAGCCAACATAAAAGTGGATTGTTGGACAAAGAATAAAATCTATCAAAACCTGCAGAGAAGACCTTAATTAGCAAACAGGATGGCCATCAACTTTTCGGCCTCTTTCGCGGCCTGCATAGCAGCTGGGCTAAAAGTACCACGCCAGATCATGTACTGCATTACGCAAGACACGGGGCAGCCGTACGTTCTTTACAAAGACTCGCAGGACGCCGAGCGGAACCCAGGAGCAATTGGCGCCAGCCCAGCGCAGTGGGGAAGCGAAATGTACCCCAATATCCAGCAGCAGGCGCAACAGCACCTGACtgctcagcagcagcagcaacagcaacaacagcagcaaaacGCAGTGCAAGCGGCGGCCCAGGCAGCCGctgcggcagcagcagctggtCAGCCTCAAAGTCCGCCCGGTGGTGGCCAGGAACCACGGGAAAATGGCAGTGGCGATGGTCGCCAGCAACAAGTGTCGCCTTCGTCAAGCCCTTACCCATCGGTGCAGCAACGAGGAAATGGTGGGGGTGAAGAAGACGCAATGAACCAGGTGAGCCTATCCATAAACAGTTTTTACAGATTGATGTGCAATacctttgcattttttttacagcttGCTAATCAACAAAACTCTGCGCCTAACCAAAACCAAAGTAACAATGATCCCCAACACGCCGCACCCAACGCAGGGGAGACAGGAAACCCACACGTGCAGCAAAACGGGGGTGGCCCTCAAGGGGATCCTGGCAACGGATTTCAAACTACCCCGGACTATTACGCATCTCGCCATGCGCCGCCGCAGGGGGGAATGCTGGCACCTCCCGGATTTCCACCTCTCCACTATCTCAACAAAGGCGTCTTGCCAATGGAGCAGGCCGGCGGTGGTGGCGGGGGAAGCGGTGGCGGAAGCGAGTCCTACTCCATGCCTGAGCTACTGCCGAGTCAACAAAACGGCCCGCAAAACGCCGGTCCGGCAAATGCCAATGCCAATGAAGGCGCTGCTGCGGCcaacgctggaggaggaggaggagtgagTGCGACCGGTGCGGGCGCCGGCGTTGGAACTGTCAGTGGCGTGGCTACTGGAGGGCGGACGGGTAATGGCCCCGGGCGTCCGCATAAAAATAAGCCACACAGTGATTTACGGTTGTTCAAGTGCCTAACCTGCGGCAAGGACTTTAAGCAGAAAAGCACTTTGCTGCAACACGACCGCATCCATACAGACGCACGTCCCTTTCCATGCTCCGAATGTGGAAAGCGTTTTCGGCAGCAGTCGCACCTGACGCAACACCTACGAATCCACGCCAACGAAAAACCCTTCACCTGCCCGTACTGTTCGCGCAGCTTCCGGCAGCGCGCCATTCTTAACCAGCATATACGCATCCATTCGGGTGAGAAGCCCTTCGCCTGCCCCGAGTGCGGCAAGCACTTTCGCCAGAAGGCCATCCTCAATCAGCATGTGCGCACCCACCAAGGCGAGCGACAGATTTAGATAACTTCTTCCTTACCGATGCAGATTCAGATTGTGTCAGGGAACTATAGAGCTAGTACAAGAGACGACTCTAATGAGGAACAAGCTAGATGTTCCAGAAACACAGCTTGTTTGCAAATTCTTGGCAACTACTTCCCCTGCAAAATTTACCATTATATGCAATTGAGCGAATTTTTGGCCGAATATCAAAATTGTCCCTAGGTTAAGGCATTTTCCGTTTGGTTTGTTGACTCGCTTTGGCGCTGAGGCGGAAACAAAACCAGAGGATAATTGATGACCTCTAGGCGTTTCCACCTGACGATTTTTTGGCCAGTCAGCAGCCAAGCAGATATATATAGAAGTCTCTGTATAAGTAAAAGAGGCTAGGCAGTTTATTTAAACGATTTGCATCCCGGCTGCGCGCCAAGTTTAAGCGCTACTAACATTACCTTTTGctttcttaatttattttatgtgtGAACCTCTTATGCTGGATGATGAACAATACGTCTTCCTACAGATGTCTCTCCCCATCTCATATTCAAGAACGGGCCGCACCCCACACTGTGGCCTTCGGATGTTCCCTTTCCGGGCGAGGACAACGACACCAAGGGGGACATTGCTGGAGGTAGTGGGTACCATGACGAGGATTCACAGGGTACACCCGATGGCAGCGGCGGCATGCATTATCCCTCGTATTTCAAGGACGGGAAAGGTAAGTAGTTGCAGCATGCGGTAAAAATTTAAAGAGTTACCATCATAATTTGCTACAGGACAAAAGATACTGCCTGAGGTGCTACAGCACATTGGTGTACGGCCTGCCAACATGCCGCTGTACGTTCGCTGCCCCATCTGTGACAAGGAGTTTAAGCAAAAGACGACCCTTTTGCAACATGGCTGCATCCACATTGAATCGCGGCCGTATCCTTGCCCGGAGTGCGGAAAGCGGTTCCGACAACAATCGCATCTCACGCAACACCTGCGCATCCACACCAATGAGAAACCATTTGGCTGCATGTACTGTCCGCGCTTCTTCCGCCAGCGAACTATACTTAACCAACACTTGCGCATCCACACCGGTGAAAAGCCGTATAAGTGTGGCCAGTGCGGCAAGGACTTCCGTCAAAAGGCCATACTTGACCAGCACACACGCACCCACCAGGTAGTTGTAGCCTAGCCTCAGTCTTATGTTATGTACCGCCAATAAGTTCAATAATAACATTATTCTTTTATAAACTCCCACACAGGGCGACCGACCCTTCTGTTGTCCGATGCCCAACTGCCGGCGCCGTTTTGCCACCGAGAACGAGGTGACCAAACACATCGACAACCACATGAACCCCAATACCACCAAGGTCCGCCgtcagcagcaacaacaacatcagcagcagcaacatcagcagcaacaacagcaacagcagcagcagcaaaacaacaacaacaacactgtGGCCCAAGTTGCATCTGTGGCCAACCATTTAATGAATGATGCAAAGAACCTAGCCACCCAACAATTcctcaacaacaacaactcctCGAGTGTGGATAACAAGGCTAACATACTGCCGATGCGGAGCATAGCTGCCAACGCAGCTGCTGCCAACgcagctgctgccgccgtcgtCCAACAATCGGTGGTGAAGAACGAGCTTTATTTTCCACAATGCTATGGGCCACCTTTCCAGCATCCCTTCCAGACACAACAGCAAGCGCAACAGCCCAGCGTAGCGCACGCTAATGGGGGACCTACGCCGCCAGTGACCGTAACAGTGGCAAACTCGGTAGCTCCGGGAGTGGTGGTACAACAAAATACGTCGGCCTCTGTGGTGGCTCAGTGACATCCCACCACTTCAGCAACTGGAGGACCtcagcagcatcaacagccGGCTGTTTCGGCGCA of the Drosophila ananassae strain 14024-0371.13 chromosome 2R, ASM1763931v2, whole genome shotgun sequence genome contains:
- the LOC116655747 gene encoding zinc finger protein 768 isoform X4, coding for MAINFSASFAACIAAGLKVPRQIMYCITQDTGQPYVLYKDSQDAERNPGAIGASPAQWGSEMYPNIQQQAQQHLTAQQQQQQQQQQQNAVQAAAQAAAAAAAAGQPQSPPGGGQEPRENGSGDGRQQQVSPSSSPYPSVQQRGNGGGEEDAMNQLANQQNSAPNQNQSNNDPQHAAPNAGETGNPHVQQNGGGPQGDPGNGFQTTPDYYASRHAPPQGGMLAPPGFPPLHYLNKGVLPMEQAGGGGGGSGGGSESYSMPELLPSQQNGPQNAGPANANANEGAAAANAGGGGGVSATGAGAGVGTVSGVATGGRTGNGPGRPHKNKPHSDLRLFKCLTCGKDFKQKSTLLQHDRIHTDARPFPCSECGKRFRQQSHLTQHLRIHANEKPFTCPYCSRSFRQRAILNQHIRIHSDVSPHLIFKNGPHPTLWPSDVPFPGEDNDTKGDIAGGSGYHDEDSQGTPDGSGGMHYPSYFKDGKGQKILPEVLQHIGVRPANMPLYVRCPICDKEFKQKTTLLQHGCIHIESRPYPCPECGKRFRQQSHLTQHLRIHTNEKPFGCMYCPRFFRQRTILNQHLRIHTGEKPYKCGQCGKDFRQKAILDQHTRTHQGDRPFCCPMPNCRRRFATENEVTKHIDNHMNPNTTKVRRQQQQQHQQQQHQQQQQQQQQQQNNNNNTVAQVASVANHLMNDAKNLATQQFLNNNNSSSVDNKANILPMRSIAANAAAANAAAAAVVQQSVVKNELYFPQCYGPPFQHPFQTQQQAQQPSVAHANGGPTPPVTVTVANSVAPGVVVQQNTSASVVAQ